One window of Lacerta agilis isolate rLacAgi1 chromosome 14, rLacAgi1.pri, whole genome shotgun sequence genomic DNA carries:
- the LOC117057805 gene encoding vomeronasal type-2 receptor 26-like has product MADLVVLLLAMFPNKICKAHVAKCRVQDPHHPVHTYHHSGDFIIGGIVTHGGYYSSQTAFTEDPPPASPEELLVVPKAYQHILALVFAIKEINENPHILPNHTLGFHIYDSNDNAKKTYHTTMLLLSTLEKFVPNYICDIQNNLTAVIGGLDSEISLHVATILHIHKIPQLTYGPAPVVNDKTSGLFFYQMAPQERHQFAGILSLLLHFRWTWIGVVVVDNDNGERFVQTVLPMFTKSGICFAFLERFPKYSYASESYDMLQQGAKIHDSIMGSKANAVVVYGESYSMVLFRWLPFLSGQEQMTLNMNGKVWITTAQIEFTSFAFQRNWNSEMFHGSISFTIHFNDPEGFNLYVKSRNPSITDGDSFIKHFWEQAFGCKFPDSMAGKVEENVCTGEEKVESLPADFFEKSMTSHSYSIYNAVYAVAHALHEMSSVKHEQRAMVHQMRQRNQNHKFWKLHQFLRSVSFNNTAEDEISFNPDGEVLFGLDVINYVILSNQSFQRVRVGRMDPQGSPGQAFTIDDDVIIWPSLFNQAQPLSVCTESCKPGSYKKVMEGEPFCCYDCIPCPEGKMSNKEDMGDCNKCLAENYPSKRQDTCIPKDISFLTYEEPLGISLAFLALSFGLITALVLGIILKNRNTPIVKANNRNLTYTLLISLLLCFLCALLFIGQPKTVTCLLRQTAFGIIFSVAVSCVLAKTITVVLAFMATKPGSRMKKYMGKRLTNSIVLSCSLIQAGICAVWLATSPPFPDVDMHSLTEEIILECNEGSVIMFYSALGYMGFLAAVSFTVAFLARKLPDSFNEAKFITFSMLVFCSVWLSFVPSYLSTKGKYMVAVEIFCILASSAGLLGCIFSPICYIVVLRPDLNNREMLTRRA; this is encoded by the exons TGTGGTGCCTAAGGcttaccagcacatcctggccttggtATTTGCAATAAAGGAGATCAATGAAAACCCTCACATCTTACCCAATCACACCCTgggcttccacatctatgacagcaaTGACAATGCAAAGAAGACGTATCATACCACAATGCTACTTTTATCAACACTGGAGAAATTTGTCCCCAATTATATATGTGACATCCAGAATAATCTGACAGCTGTCATTGGGGGGCTTGACTCTGAAATCTCCCTTCATGTGGCAACTATTTTGCATATTcataagattccacag CTCACATATGGCCCTGCTCCAGTGGTGAATGATAAGACTTCAGGACTTTTCTTCTACCAGATGGCCCCCCAGGAACGCCACCAGTTTGCAGGAATTCTCTCTTTGCTTCTACATTTCAGATGGACATGGATTGGGGTTGTTGTGGTGGATAATGACAATGGAGAAAGATTTGTGCAAACTGTGCTTCCAATGTTTACAAAGAGTGGCATCTGCTTTGCCTTTCTAGAAAGATTCCCCAAATATAGTTATGCCAGTGAAAGTTATGACATGTTACAACAGGGAGCAAAAATACATGATAGCATTATGGGCAGTAAAGCTAATGCAGTGGTGGTCTATGGAGAATCTTATTCCATGGTATTGTTTAGATGGCTTCCCTTTCTATCAGGACAAGAGCAGATGACGCTGAACATGAATGGCAAAGTATGGATAACAACAGCCCAGATTGAATTCACTTCATTTGCATTTCAGCGGAATTGGAATTCAGAAATGTTCCATGGCTCTATTTCTTTCACAATTCACTTTAATGACCCAGAAGGATTTAATCTATATGTTAAGAGCAGAAATCCATCCATTACAGATGGAGATAGTTTTATCAAGCACTTCTGGGAACAGGCCTTTGGCTGTAAATTTCCAGATTCCATGGCTGGCAAGGTGGAAGAGAATGTTTGCActggggaggagaaggtggagagCCTTCCTGCAGATTTTTTTGAAAAGAGCATGACGAGCCATAGTTACAGTATTTACAACGCTGTTTACGCTGTGGCCCATGCTTTACATGAGATGTCTTCAGTCAAGCATGAACAGAGAGCAATGGTGCACCAAATGAGGCAGAGGAATCAGAACCACAAGTTCTGGAAG CTCCACCAATTTCTGAGAAGTGTCTCATTTAACAACACTGCAGAGGATGAGATTTCCTTCAACCCAGATGGGGAGGTACTATTTGGCTTGGATGTTATCAACTATGTTATATTATCCAATCAATCCTTTCAGAGAGTGAGAGTTGGAAGGATGGATCCACAGGGTTCTCCAGGTCAAGCATTTaccattgatgatgatgtcataaTTTGGCCCAGCTTATTTAACCAG GCTCAGCCTCTTTCTGTATGTACTGAGAGTTGCAAACCTGGTTCTTACAAGAAAGTGATGGAAggggagccattttgctgctatgattgcatcccatgtccagaagggaagatgtCAAACAAGGAGG ATATGGGTGACTGTAATAAATGCTTAGCTGAAAACTATCCTAGCAAAAGGCAAGATACATGCATTCCCAAGGATATAAGCTTCTTGACTTATGAAGAGCCTTTGGGCATTAGTTTAGCCTTCCTTGCTCTTTCCTTTGGTTTGATCACAGCACTGGTGCTGGGAATAATTCTGAAGAACCGCAACACTCCCatcgtcaaagccaacaaccgaaaCCTCACCTAtactctcctcatctccctcctgctctgtttCCTTTGTGCTTTATTGTTCATTGGCCAACCTAAGACGGTGACGTGTCTCctccgacaaactgcttttggcatcatcttttcagtggctgtttcttgtgtgctggCAAAGACCATTactgtggttctggctttcatggccaccaaaccaggtTCCAGGATGAAGAAGTATATGGGGAAAAGACTGACCAACTCAATTGTTCTTTCCTGCTCCCTTATTCAAGCAGGCATATGTGCTGTGTGGCTGGCAACATCTCCCCCTTTCCCAGATGTTGACATGCATTCCCTGACTGAAGAAATTATATTAGAGTGTAACGAGGGCTCTGTGATTATGTTTTACTCTGCtcttggctacatgggcttcctggcagCTGTGAGTTTCACAGTGGCTTTTCTTGCcaggaagttacctgacagtttcaatgaagccaagttcatcactttcagcatgttggtcttttgtAGTGTTTGGTTATCTTTTGTTCCAAGTTACTTGAGCACTAAAGGCAAATACATGGTAGCAGTGGAGATCTTTTGTATCTTAGCCTCTAGTGCTGGATTGTTAGGttgcattttttccccaatttGTTATATTGTTGTGTTAAGACCTGACTTGAACAACAGGGAAATGCTAACAAGAAGGGCATAG